The nucleotide window AAAGTACATACGATCGGCGAATTTGTCCATCAAGATTAGGGGGAACATTACCGACATAAAACCAATCCGGTGCTTCTGCGCCTTTTTCAGGGGGATCAGTTTCTCGCCAATATATACCACAATCTTGTCCGATCGCATATTGTCCATCTGGGTGTATTTTTTCTAAAACTGGGCCGATCGAATCGGTTAAAATCAGACTTTGAGGATGTTCTTGAAAATTCTTCACAAAAGTTCCATCAGACTCAGGGAGTTGGGTATGATCGGGAAAAGGTGGAGGAAGTTTAAAGGATTCAATACCTTGATTCATAAGCTATTTTCACTTAAATATAATTTTAGTTTAACTGTTCTAAAACCTTTCGTTCAATATCCGTAACGTCGCGCCATTGTCCCGGTTCTAACCCTTTTAAATCTAATTGAAACCCATTTTTACCCTTACCAATCCCCATCGCCACCCGAACTAATCTTAACGTCGGATAACCCACTGCTGCTGTCATCCGTCTAACTTGTCGGTTTCGTCCTTCGGTGAGGGTGATTTCTAACCAACAGGTAGGAATATTTTTCCGATAACGAATAGGGGGGTTACGAGGGGGTAAAGGGGGTTCTGTGGGGAATACCTTAACCCATGCCTTTCGCGTCTGATAATCTTTAATTTTGACCCCTTCCCGTAAACGATTTAAAGCGGGTTCATCGGGGATATTTTCCACTTGTACCCAATAGGTGCGGGGATGAGCAAATTTACGATGGGCTAAACGATGTTGTAATTGTCCGTCATCGGTTAATAATAATAACCCTTCACTATCAAGATCTAAACGT belongs to Gloeothece citriformis PCC 7424 and includes:
- a CDS encoding pseudouridine synthase, with translation MSYRYIVFYKPYNVLCQFTDEGNSTTSRQTLKDYINIPNVYPVGRLDLDSEGLLLLTDDGQLQHRLAHRKFAHPRTYWVQVENIPDEPALNRLREGVKIKDYQTRKAWVKVFPTEPPLPPRNPPIRYRKNIPTCWLEITLTEGRNRQVRRMTAAVGYPTLRLVRVAMGIGKGKNGFQLDLKGLEPGQWRDVTDIERKVLEQLN